In Pseudomonas fluorescens, a genomic segment contains:
- a CDS encoding spermidine synthase — protein sequence MKRFVLLDTTPIPDNGGALCLFEYGEDFVIKIQGGDGGQLMNTRMHGSEDALAEIPCRKVAGRPGSRVLIGGLGMGFTLASALKHLGKTAEVVVAELVPGVVEWNRGPLGEKAGRPLLDPRTLIRLEDVAKVLQAEPQGFDAIMLDVDNGPEGLTQKANSWLYSAGGLAACAKALRPKGVLAVWSASADKLFSDKLRKAGFKAEEVQVFAHGNKGTRHTIWIAEKLKG from the coding sequence ATGAAACGTTTCGTTCTGCTCGACACCACCCCGATCCCCGATAACGGCGGTGCCTTGTGCCTGTTCGAGTACGGTGAAGATTTTGTCATCAAGATCCAGGGCGGTGACGGCGGCCAGTTGATGAACACGCGCATGCACGGTTCCGAAGACGCCCTGGCGGAAATTCCCTGCCGCAAAGTCGCCGGCCGCCCCGGTTCGCGGGTATTGATTGGCGGCCTGGGCATGGGCTTCACCCTGGCGTCGGCGCTCAAGCATTTGGGCAAGACCGCCGAGGTGGTGGTGGCTGAACTGGTGCCGGGCGTCGTGGAGTGGAACCGCGGGCCCTTGGGGGAAAAAGCCGGGCGCCCGCTGCTCGACCCGCGCACGCTGATTCGCCTGGAAGACGTGGCCAAGGTGCTGCAGGCCGAGCCCCAGGGCTTTGACGCGATCATGCTCGATGTGGACAACGGCCCCGAAGGCCTCACGCAAAAAGCCAACAGCTGGCTTTACTCCGCCGGTGGCTTGGCGGCCTGCGCCAAGGCCCTGCGGCCCAAGGGCGTGTTGGCCGTATGGTCGGCCAGTGCCGACAAGCTGTTCAGCGACAAACTGCGCAAGGCCGGTTTCAAGGCCGAGGAAGTGCAGGTGTTCGCCCATGGCAACAAGGGCACCCGGCACACCATCTGGATTGCGGAAAAGCTCAAGGGCTGA
- a CDS encoding ParB/Srx family N-terminal domain-containing protein encodes MRLPTWTVALLLCALTAQAQAFSTPKPGQVIEVALDQLHPTQAVVGFDQIYYSLGLFADKPAKVFDEYCETNGQGEADKVPGKADLHQPDSFTCKDPVGTHPEDMKTVVVGPAGQLYLTDGHHSFTTLWEVPGGGPRLKMWVKVTDDFSNSPNMASFWQRMEAARKVWLKDNQGQTLPPEQLPAHLGFKNLQDDTFRSLVYFTRKAAYGKPDAGEIAPEFLEFYWGNWLRTQVDLGQYNLNKKGGYKDAIEAVAKRMVSLAPGSQVGDSGFTAHQLGGMPQLDRDELEKTFDKKVPYVIDYRKSHH; translated from the coding sequence ATGCGTTTACCTACATGGACAGTTGCACTTCTACTCTGCGCCCTCACGGCGCAAGCCCAGGCGTTCTCCACGCCCAAGCCCGGCCAGGTGATCGAGGTGGCCCTCGACCAGTTGCACCCCACCCAGGCCGTGGTGGGGTTCGACCAGATCTACTACAGCCTGGGGCTGTTTGCCGACAAGCCCGCCAAGGTCTTCGATGAGTACTGCGAAACCAATGGCCAGGGCGAGGCCGACAAGGTGCCCGGCAAGGCTGACCTGCACCAGCCCGACAGCTTCACCTGCAAGGACCCGGTGGGCACCCATCCCGAGGACATGAAAACCGTGGTGGTCGGCCCAGCCGGGCAGCTGTACCTGACCGACGGTCACCACAGTTTCACCACCTTGTGGGAAGTGCCCGGCGGCGGCCCGCGCTTGAAGATGTGGGTCAAGGTCACCGACGACTTCAGCAACAGCCCGAACATGGCGAGCTTCTGGCAGCGCATGGAAGCGGCCCGCAAGGTCTGGCTCAAGGACAACCAAGGCCAGACCCTGCCACCGGAGCAACTGCCGGCGCACCTGGGGTTCAAGAACCTGCAGGACGACACCTTCCGCAGCCTGGTGTATTTCACCCGCAAGGCCGCCTATGGCAAGCCGGATGCTGGGGAGATCGCGCCGGAGTTCCTGGAGTTCTATTGGGGTAACTGGCTGCGCACGCAGGTGGACCTGGGCCAGTACAACCTGAACAAGAAAGGCGGCTACAAGGATGCCATCGAAGCGGTGGCCAAGCGCATGGTCAGCCTGGCGCCGGGTTCACAGGTGGGGGATAGCGGCTTTACCGCCCATCAACTGGGCGGCATGCCCCAGTTGGACCGCGATGAGCTGGAGAAGACCTTCGACAAAAAAGTGCCGTATGTGATCGATTACCGCAAATCCCACCACTGA